The proteins below are encoded in one region of Paenibacillus albus:
- a CDS encoding ankyrin repeat domain-containing protein: MKDNCHIHKVCNAVAAGDTAHVNLSLSSGISPNAVCENSLQSLLTIAVENDQKDMIQLLLMIGADINFKSYGGWTPLHAAVDISIDGTIQTGGKPGDEPTEIIKYLLDNGADRNILNRNGQTPLDIAKAYKSKKIIDFFDCTIV; encoded by the coding sequence TTGAAGGATAACTGTCATATCCATAAGGTTTGTAACGCGGTTGCCGCAGGAGATACTGCACACGTGAATTTATCACTCTCAAGTGGAATAAGTCCGAATGCAGTATGTGAAAACAGTCTGCAATCTTTGCTAACTATCGCTGTAGAAAACGATCAAAAGGATATGATCCAATTGTTGCTCATGATAGGAGCGGATATAAACTTTAAAAGCTATGGTGGATGGACACCTTTACATGCGGCAGTAGATATATCAATTGATGGGACAATTCAAACTGGTGGAAAACCTGGTGATGAACCCACAGAGATAATTAAATATCTTTTAGATAATGGTGCGGATAGGAACATTTTGAATAGAAATGGTCAAACCCCACTGGATATTGCAAAAGCTTATAAGTCAAAAAAGATAATTGATTTTTTTGATTGTACAATAGTTTAA
- a CDS encoding barstar family protein, which yields MFWRRTFTFSEQVWALLCEKPNRSGQWNDCSLEEKQAWLQVVRLRDQQSYKVQENLVVSIDGKHIQDEASFYLALGEAINGPFGYFGGNLDGLADCLCGGFGLESPFILRWRNFPSSYKGYPQKHAEFVVMLLQMFSERGCEIIVTDKD from the coding sequence TTGTTTTGGAGAAGAACCTTTACTTTTTCTGAACAAGTGTGGGCTTTATTATGTGAGAAACCTAACCGTTCCGGACAATGGAATGACTGTTCACTTGAAGAGAAACAAGCATGGTTACAGGTAGTGCGTTTAAGGGATCAGCAAAGTTATAAGGTACAAGAAAACCTGGTGGTGTCCATCGATGGCAAGCATATTCAGGATGAAGCTTCTTTTTATCTTGCGCTTGGCGAAGCTATTAATGGTCCATTTGGCTATTTTGGTGGCAATCTTGATGGTTTAGCTGATTGTTTATGTGGAGGGTTTGGGTTAGAATCACCCTTCATATTGAGGTGGAGGAACTTCCCTTCCTCATACAAGGGGTATCCCCAAAAACATGCAGAATTTGTCGTTATGTTACTGCAAATGTTTTCTGAACGGGGATGTGAAATAATAGTAACCGATAAAGATTAA